One stretch of Streptomyces hygroscopicus DNA includes these proteins:
- a CDS encoding transposase, with translation MRKGRPWSLPLEDRVLLVAAYWRTNLILRQLAPLFGVSKSAADRIIDHLGPALALQQRN, from the coding sequence GTGCGCAAGGGCCGGCCGTGGAGCCTGCCGCTGGAGGACCGCGTGCTGCTGGTCGCCGCGTACTGGCGGACGAACCTGATTCTGCGCCAACTGGCTCCGCTGTTCGGGGTGTCCAAGTCCGCCGCCGACCGCATCATCGACCACCTCGGACCCGCGCTCGCCCTCCAGCAACGCAACT
- a CDS encoding hydroxyacid dehydrogenase, which yields MHKHPAHEPVVGEPHGRRPETLLAMARDSLHLQFGEPELIRLRAAATVAEPLATDELTSADVRSRLAKVEVLITSWGCPPLDADVLNAAPRLRAVFHAAGSVRGHVDERVLDRGIVVTTAADANAEPVARYTLAAVLWSFKKVPFLAQDARKYREDVAYRDRRGELSGHNRTVVIVGFSRIGRRVAALLRTLHEGPILVADPFADPAEVHAAGAELLDMAEALPRADVLSLHAPLLPETRHMIGAAELAKLRPGTTLINTARGALLDTTALEHACASGRLDAILDVTDPEPLPAGSPLYDLPNVLLTPHIAGSQGTETHIMARTALTELERYAAGLPPLHPVTRQSLAVQA from the coding sequence ATGCACAAACATCCAGCGCACGAACCTGTCGTGGGTGAGCCCCATGGACGCCGCCCGGAAACGCTGTTGGCCATGGCGCGCGACTCCCTGCACCTTCAGTTCGGTGAACCCGAGCTCATACGTCTTCGTGCTGCGGCAACGGTTGCCGAGCCCCTGGCGACCGACGAGTTGACATCTGCTGACGTTCGCTCCCGGCTGGCGAAGGTGGAGGTGCTGATCACCTCGTGGGGATGCCCGCCGCTCGACGCCGACGTGCTCAATGCCGCGCCGCGGCTGCGTGCCGTCTTCCACGCCGCCGGCAGTGTGCGGGGGCACGTCGACGAACGGGTTCTCGACCGCGGAATCGTGGTCACCACTGCTGCCGATGCCAACGCCGAGCCGGTCGCCCGATACACGCTGGCCGCCGTGTTGTGGTCCTTCAAGAAGGTTCCCTTCCTGGCCCAAGATGCTCGCAAGTACCGGGAAGACGTGGCCTACCGGGATCGCCGGGGCGAGCTGAGCGGGCACAACCGCACGGTCGTGATCGTGGGCTTCTCCAGGATCGGACGCCGCGTAGCAGCCCTCCTGCGGACGCTGCACGAGGGACCGATCCTCGTGGCGGATCCGTTCGCGGATCCCGCGGAGGTGCACGCAGCAGGTGCCGAACTGCTCGACATGGCCGAGGCGTTGCCGCGCGCCGACGTCCTGTCACTGCACGCCCCGTTGCTGCCTGAGACCCGGCACATGATCGGCGCGGCGGAACTGGCGAAGCTTCGGCCGGGTACCACTTTGATCAACACAGCCCGCGGGGCGCTGCTGGACACCACGGCACTCGAGCATGCCTGCGCGTCGGGCCGGTTGGACGCCATTCTCGATGTCACCGATCCCGAGCCGCTTCCCGCAGGCTCCCCCCTCTACGATCTGCCCAATGTCTTGTTGACCCCGCACATAGCAGGATCCCAGGGGACAGAGACACACATCATGGCGCGTACGGCACTCACCGAACTCGAGCGGTATGCGGCGGGACTTCCCCCGTTGCACCCCGTCACCCGACAGAGCCTGGCGGTACAAGCATGA
- a CDS encoding transposase, with protein MIAHSDKEDAAATWKKTYGHHPRMAFVDHGPGGTGGPVAALLRPGDAGSNTAADHITTAPLALTQLPKKYRRGRQTLIRTDSAGGTHGLLSWLAKRGRWLSYSVGLVINEVRDGAWVAELTGDVLDGWPKGMRLIVRKERPYPGAQLRIRDADGMRITCFATNAADCPIAELELRHRLRAGWRTGAGPPGPPGCTTFPCTTPRRTRSGWRSSRLLSTCY; from the coding sequence GTGATCGCGCACTCCGACAAGGAGGACGCGGCCGCGACCTGGAAGAAGACCTACGGCCATCACCCACGCATGGCCTTCGTCGACCATGGCCCGGGCGGAACGGGAGGGCCGGTCGCCGCCCTCCTCAGACCGGGCGACGCGGGCTCGAACACGGCCGCCGACCACATCACCACCGCCCCACTCGCCTTGACCCAGTTGCCGAAGAAGTACCGGCGAGGAAGACAGACGCTCATCCGCACGGACTCCGCCGGCGGTACCCACGGCTTGTTGTCCTGGCTCGCGAAGCGCGGCCGATGGCTGTCCTACTCGGTCGGCTTGGTGATCAACGAGGTCCGGGACGGTGCCTGGGTCGCCGAACTGACCGGTGACGTCCTTGACGGCTGGCCGAAGGGGATGCGGTTGATCGTTCGCAAGGAACGGCCGTACCCCGGTGCCCAGTTGAGGATCAGGGACGCGGACGGCATGCGGATCACGTGTTTCGCCACGAACGCCGCCGACTGTCCGATCGCCGAGCTGGAGCTCCGTCACCGGCTGCGCGCCGGGTGGAGGACCGGCGCCGGGCCGCCCGGGCCACCGGGCTGCACAACCTTCCCCTGCACGACTCCGCGCAGAACAAGGTCTGGCTGGAGATCGTCCAGATTGCTCTCGACCTGCTACTGA
- a CDS encoding DDE endonuclease yields MTPPRARTWGWVGRTPVVRVRGRGSGRVSMAGMVCYKPGKRSRLIYAAREYHGRKDEPKRFGWKDLRNLLVRARIQLGGPIVLVWDNVRLHLTAGIREFIAANAHWLTVFQMPAYAPDINRRRASGHWSNAGSGTSPPLTSPRSPRPSSVGSSRSGTAPIW; encoded by the coding sequence ATGACGCCGCCACGCGCCAGGACCTGGGGCTGGGTCGGCCGGACGCCGGTGGTGCGGGTGCGCGGCCGGGGCTCCGGCCGGGTGTCGATGGCCGGGATGGTCTGCTACAAACCCGGCAAGCGCTCCAGGCTGATCTACGCGGCACGCGAGTACCACGGCCGCAAGGACGAGCCGAAGCGCTTCGGCTGGAAGGATCTGCGCAACCTGCTGGTGCGCGCCCGCATCCAGCTCGGCGGGCCGATCGTGCTGGTGTGGGACAACGTACGCCTGCACCTGACTGCCGGCATACGGGAGTTCATCGCCGCGAACGCACACTGGCTCACCGTCTTCCAGATGCCGGCCTACGCGCCGGACATCAACCGCAGGAGGGCATCTGGTCACTGGTCAAACGCGGGATCGGGAACCTCGCCGCCGCTGACCTCGCCCAGATCGCCAAGGCCGTCAAGCGTCGGCTCAAGCAGATCCGGTACCGCCCCGATCTGGTAG
- a CDS encoding sugar ABC transporter ATPase: MSGPEAGLAEIGSTGREAGRDEPQSVAGPNEPPRRQTRRRFMGPGRLRRDRLFVILMLPGLAYFLVFHYAVLFGNVIAFKDYIPFDGFWGSAWVGVQNFKDLLGDPGFWHATLNTLEIAGLQLIFYFPAPLALALLLHSLTSHTLRRFVQSVVYLPHFMSWVIVVAMAQQMLGSTGLFNSALSGAGLHTVDIIGNPELFKPLTVLQVIWKDCGWGTIIFLAALTQVDDQLYEASAIDGAGPWRRFWHITLPTIRPIIILLLIMRIGEILSIGFEQILLQRTTVGPDAAEIIDTFVYYKGIIGGNFGYGAAAGLFKGVVGAILVYAANKISHRLGEQGVYK; encoded by the coding sequence ATGAGCGGGCCGGAGGCGGGGCTCGCCGAGATCGGCTCGACGGGCCGCGAGGCCGGGCGCGACGAGCCTCAAAGCGTGGCCGGTCCGAACGAACCTCCCCGTCGGCAGACACGACGGCGATTCATGGGGCCCGGCCGCCTTCGACGTGACCGGTTGTTCGTCATCCTCATGCTCCCGGGGCTGGCCTACTTTCTGGTATTCCACTATGCAGTTCTCTTTGGCAACGTAATTGCCTTCAAGGACTACATTCCTTTCGATGGATTCTGGGGGAGCGCCTGGGTTGGCGTCCAGAATTTCAAGGACCTTCTCGGCGACCCCGGCTTTTGGCATGCGACTCTCAATACCCTCGAGATCGCCGGGTTGCAGCTGATCTTCTACTTCCCCGCCCCGCTGGCCTTGGCTCTGCTGTTGCACAGCCTCACGTCCCACACTCTTCGACGGTTTGTGCAGTCGGTGGTGTACCTGCCGCACTTCATGTCCTGGGTGATCGTGGTCGCGATGGCCCAGCAGATGCTGGGCAGTACCGGCCTTTTCAACTCCGCCCTGTCGGGAGCCGGACTGCACACGGTCGACATCATCGGCAATCCGGAACTGTTCAAGCCACTGACTGTGCTGCAGGTCATTTGGAAGGATTGCGGCTGGGGGACGATCATCTTCCTTGCTGCACTGACCCAAGTCGACGATCAGCTCTACGAGGCCTCGGCCATCGACGGGGCAGGCCCATGGCGGAGGTTCTGGCACATCACCCTGCCAACGATCCGGCCCATCATCATCCTTCTTCTCATCATGCGGATCGGGGAGATCCTGTCCATTGGCTTTGAGCAGATCCTGCTCCAACGCACAACTGTGGGACCCGACGCGGCGGAAATCATCGACACCTTTGTGTACTACAAGGGAATCATCGGCGGAAACTTCGGCTACGGCGCCGCAGCCGGCCTCTTCAAGGGGGTGGTGGGGGCGATTCTCGTCTACGCCGCAAACAAGATTTCGCACCGCCTCGGGGAACAGGGAGTCTACAAGTGA
- a CDS encoding ABC transporter permease, which translates to MSAFSQTHSRSRRPAKQVRPIWMEKPRKITLAAKGTALVVIVLLVLMPFLVVIATSLSSTESVVENGGWVVWPSDPSLKAYRQIFSGGIVTHALWVSIGVTIVGTAASMVCTVMLAYALARPKVFGGKPMLLLVLFTFLFPPGMIPTYLMVKNLGLLNSYAALILPVLISVFNLVVLRGFFQSVPEELYEAARLDGAGNFRVLVAVVLPLSKAALAMVSLFYAVTYWNSWFQASIYMDDDHWPLQQVLRTYVLSGGQIASSTGAGDAAMAAPQTIQMAVLVVATVPILLVYPFLQKYFAKGVLSGAIKS; encoded by the coding sequence GTGAGCGCCTTCAGTCAGACTCATTCCAGAAGCCGTCGGCCGGCCAAGCAGGTGCGCCCGATCTGGATGGAGAAGCCCCGAAAGATCACGCTGGCCGCAAAAGGTACCGCCCTTGTGGTGATCGTCCTCCTGGTGCTCATGCCCTTCCTGGTAGTCATCGCCACCTCGCTGTCTTCCACGGAGTCCGTCGTTGAAAACGGCGGCTGGGTGGTGTGGCCCAGTGACCCGTCCCTGAAGGCCTATCGGCAAATCTTCAGTGGTGGCATCGTCACCCATGCACTGTGGGTGAGTATCGGGGTCACGATCGTCGGAACGGCAGCCAGCATGGTGTGTACGGTCATGTTGGCCTACGCGCTCGCCCGCCCTAAGGTCTTCGGCGGCAAACCCATGCTCCTGCTCGTACTTTTCACCTTCCTCTTTCCGCCCGGGATGATCCCGACCTATCTGATGGTCAAGAACCTTGGGCTGCTGAACAGCTATGCCGCGCTCATCCTCCCGGTGCTGATCAGTGTCTTCAACCTGGTGGTCCTGCGGGGGTTCTTCCAGTCCGTTCCGGAGGAGCTTTACGAGGCAGCCCGGCTGGACGGCGCCGGCAATTTCAGGGTTCTGGTAGCCGTGGTATTGCCGCTCTCCAAGGCTGCGCTGGCGATGGTCTCTCTCTTCTATGCCGTGACCTATTGGAACTCATGGTTCCAGGCGTCGATCTACATGGACGACGACCACTGGCCGCTGCAACAGGTGCTCCGCACATATGTCCTGAGCGGCGGTCAGATCGCCAGCTCCACCGGTGCCGGCGACGCGGCCATGGCTGCCCCGCAAACCATCCAGATGGCTGTCCTGGTCGTGGCAACGGTGCCGATCCTGCTGGTGTACCCGTTCCTGCAGAAGTACTTCGCCAAGGGCGTGCTTTCCGGCGCCATCAAGAGCTGA
- a CDS encoding putative ABC transporter peptide-binding protein YtcQ — translation MHTPSRRSVLRSIGIASAAIAVPPLLSSCSTSSSSGNATNRGVDLAPWPTYVPKATITPDLKGDGVTGIQDTYLKYPTKLTKGTSETPGDRSTLKVMTITYGTAPTPRGQNKYWQAMEKALGVKIDFTPVPAADFMAKMATLMAGDDLPDILNIGSGATLPHEAPFVLKTMANISEFVSGDAVKDYPNLANIPTDSWKAAGRFHGGIYGVPVPRARPGLALWINSTNFEKQGFRPDNSSYSREDFTRLLQELTHGRQYGIGAAKDNGLNWFGAHAQFHGVPNTWSVSDGKFNTYYESPHFKETLAYLHTLWKQRQYYPDSASTATVDLKTQFYNGTVQSYTDSFGALPTTLSQVRGFKATPMISYSANGVDSTPWAGPGYAGYTVINKKLSKPKIKMVLKVLDFLASPFGTEEYQLLMYGVEGVHFTYNKNGDPIPTALGKTENVVNLPFYSMCSAPQVLYVPNAQEEIKAAYEWQRQTCPKLINNPATGLRSNTLSTAGATLSQVMDDAIIGIITGRQAVNSWDSAVGKWKSEGGDKIAAEYESEYSAGTTK, via the coding sequence ATGCACACCCCCTCCCGCCGCTCCGTGCTGCGCTCCATCGGCATCGCCTCCGCCGCGATCGCCGTACCTCCCCTTTTGAGCTCCTGCAGCACCTCCAGTTCCTCGGGCAACGCCACCAACAGAGGGGTGGATCTGGCGCCGTGGCCAACCTACGTACCCAAGGCCACCATCACCCCCGACCTCAAGGGCGACGGCGTCACCGGCATCCAGGACACCTACCTGAAGTACCCCACCAAGCTCACCAAGGGGACCTCTGAGACCCCGGGCGACCGCTCCACGCTCAAGGTCATGACCATCACCTATGGCACTGCTCCCACCCCCCGTGGCCAGAACAAGTATTGGCAAGCCATGGAGAAGGCACTTGGCGTGAAGATCGACTTCACCCCGGTGCCGGCCGCGGACTTCATGGCAAAGATGGCTACCCTGATGGCCGGCGACGACCTGCCGGACATCCTGAACATCGGCAGCGGCGCCACGCTCCCGCACGAGGCTCCTTTTGTCCTCAAGACGATGGCCAACATCTCGGAGTTCGTGTCTGGCGACGCCGTCAAGGACTATCCCAACCTCGCAAACATCCCGACCGATTCCTGGAAGGCAGCAGGTCGCTTTCACGGCGGCATCTACGGTGTCCCCGTTCCGCGAGCCAGGCCGGGCTTGGCGCTGTGGATCAACAGCACCAACTTCGAAAAGCAGGGCTTCCGCCCCGACAACAGTAGCTACAGCCGCGAGGACTTCACGCGCCTCCTCCAGGAACTCACCCACGGCAGGCAGTACGGCATCGGTGCGGCGAAGGACAACGGCCTGAACTGGTTTGGCGCCCACGCGCAATTCCACGGGGTGCCGAACACCTGGTCGGTCTCGGACGGAAAGTTCAATACCTACTACGAGAGCCCTCACTTCAAGGAGACGCTGGCCTACCTGCACACTCTGTGGAAGCAGAGGCAGTACTACCCTGACTCCGCCTCGACCGCGACAGTCGACCTCAAGACGCAGTTCTACAATGGAACTGTGCAGTCCTACACGGATAGCTTCGGTGCCCTACCGACAACCCTCAGTCAGGTGCGGGGTTTCAAGGCGACCCCGATGATTTCCTACTCGGCGAACGGAGTCGACTCCACTCCATGGGCAGGCCCGGGGTACGCCGGTTACACCGTCATCAACAAGAAGCTGTCGAAGCCGAAGATCAAGATGGTCCTCAAGGTGCTCGATTTTCTGGCCTCACCCTTCGGGACCGAGGAGTACCAGCTCCTCATGTATGGCGTGGAGGGCGTGCATTTCACTTACAACAAGAATGGCGACCCGATACCGACGGCCCTTGGCAAGACCGAGAACGTCGTCAACCTGCCGTTCTATTCCATGTGCAGTGCCCCCCAGGTGTTGTATGTGCCCAATGCGCAGGAGGAGATCAAGGCTGCCTACGAGTGGCAGCGCCAGACCTGCCCCAAGTTGATCAACAATCCGGCGACTGGCCTGCGCTCCAATACTCTGAGCACCGCCGGCGCTACGCTGAGCCAGGTCATGGACGACGCGATCATCGGCATCATCACCGGGCGCCAAGCCGTCAATTCGTGGGATTCCGCTGTGGGCAAGTGGAAGTCCGAGGGCGGTGACAAGATCGCGGCGGAGTACGAGTCCGAGTATTCGGCGGGCACGACCAAGTGA
- a CDS encoding transposase: MAGHHRAELVVDALRMAHGRGSLESGCITHSDRGSEYTSAQFRAGTDRLGLRQSTGRTGSCFDNAAAESFWAVLKEEIGTRVWPDRATARADVFAFIETFYNRRRLRKHPVFGYLTPLETRQRFRNDQTLAAQKKSVPDHRGTSDRLREVFRGDYPRGRSSISAPSTSWPHVWWTPCCTELGHRRRPCREGR; the protein is encoded by the coding sequence ATGGCCGGCCACCACCGCGCCGAGCTGGTAGTGGACGCTCTGCGGATGGCCCACGGCCGCGGCAGCCTGGAATCCGGCTGTATCACGCACAGCGACCGCGGAAGCGAATACACCTCAGCTCAATTCCGCGCCGGGACAGACAGGTTGGGGCTTCGCCAGAGCACGGGCCGGACTGGCTCCTGCTTTGACAACGCCGCAGCCGAAAGCTTCTGGGCCGTGCTCAAGGAAGAGATCGGCACCCGGGTATGGCCGGACCGGGCCACCGCCCGCGCCGATGTCTTCGCGTTCATCGAGACGTTCTATAACCGGCGCCGCCTGCGCAAGCATCCAGTGTTCGGGTACCTCACACCCCTGGAGACACGACAGCGGTTCCGCAACGACCAAACACTCGCAGCGCAGAAGAAGAGTGTCCCGGATCACCGGGGAACTTCAGATCGCCTCCGCGAGGTCTTTCGCGGCGATTACCCGCGCGGGCGGTCGTCGATATCGGCGCCGTCGACCAGTTGGCCGCACGTGTGGTGGACACCCTGCTGCACGGAGTTGGGGCACCGGCGTAGACCTTGCCGCGAGGGCCGGTAG
- a CDS encoding ABC transporter permease, whose protein sequence is MSSRNHQIRRGARTGVLLAFTGPALAVLVLTRLAPEGLSLFASFEKVDPFDGDSWSFVGWANFRRLFTSAAFWHVLGVTMWFVVLASPVIVVGSLYLAWLYTRTMPMRGLWRTVAFLPSAIPSLGLTVMWGVALKPTGVVNKTLEAIGLPAQGFYSSAAQALPTIALITAWGGVGYWMVFLIAGLLDIPREILDAARVDGATPWREFRSVVLPLLRRPLLFVLVANTVWVFQIYAPIQVLTNGGPLEATSTLMFDTVRTATVYSNQQQAMAQMVVLLVLLGTTVAVQFALLGERE, encoded by the coding sequence GTGAGCAGTCGCAACCACCAGATCCGGCGTGGGGCCCGGACCGGTGTGCTGCTGGCTTTCACCGGTCCAGCCCTGGCCGTGCTGGTCCTCACCAGGCTCGCTCCCGAGGGTCTCTCGCTGTTCGCGTCGTTCGAGAAGGTCGATCCGTTCGACGGCGACTCGTGGTCCTTCGTGGGGTGGGCCAACTTCCGGCGGCTGTTCACCAGCGCCGCGTTCTGGCACGTGCTCGGTGTGACGATGTGGTTCGTCGTCCTGGCGAGTCCCGTCATCGTGGTGGGCTCGCTCTACCTGGCCTGGCTCTACACCCGCACGATGCCCATGCGGGGGCTGTGGCGCACCGTGGCGTTCCTGCCCAGCGCCATCCCCAGCCTCGGGCTGACGGTCATGTGGGGGGTGGCTCTGAAGCCCACCGGAGTGGTCAACAAGACGCTGGAGGCGATCGGTCTGCCCGCTCAGGGCTTCTACAGCTCTGCGGCGCAGGCCCTGCCGACGATCGCGTTGATCACCGCCTGGGGCGGTGTCGGCTACTGGATGGTCTTCCTCATCGCCGGCCTCCTGGACATCCCGCGTGAGATTCTCGACGCCGCGCGGGTGGACGGAGCGACACCCTGGCGGGAGTTCCGCTCCGTGGTTCTGCCGCTGCTGCGCCGGCCGCTGCTCTTCGTCCTGGTCGCCAACACGGTCTGGGTGTTCCAGATCTATGCCCCGATCCAGGTGCTCACCAACGGCGGTCCCTTGGAAGCGACATCGACCCTGATGTTCGACACCGTCCGCACCGCGACGGTCTACTCCAACCAACAGCAGGCCATGGCCCAGATGGTGGTGCTGCTGGTGCTGCTCGGCACCACGGTCGCCGTGCAGTTCGCCCTACTCGGGGAGCGGGAATGA
- a CDS encoding monooxygenase, with product MSRTLHLALHPYGVGGPAQHGLWKDPRIAKNISTDIRYYIRQAQAAEHGLFDALFTADSQFVSAGFPSHYLNRLEPLTMLSAVATHTRHLGLVATASSTYNSPFNLARRFASLDHISGGRAGWNVVTGVDSGTSRNFGLDEHLDYTTRYSRALECVEVARGLWDSYEDDAFPADVEHDIFLDPSKLHQLNHEGEHFKVAGPLNISRSPQGQPVIFQAGVSEEGRDLAARVAEGIYAPGDTSLEQAQEYYADVKRRAVSYGRNPEHIKILIHGDPIVAATDEAALRREREIFEEDHDFDRSLALLGRSFGAYDFSTHDLDAPFPDVAHLAEKGGRTGAVKLIARAKAQNLTLRQVVETVSELRRSPFVGAPQTVADAIERWFDAKAFDGIVLAFRVEDELNLFVDGVVSILQKRGLFRTEYTADTLRGHLGLPVPANRWTTGT from the coding sequence ATGTCCCGCACGCTCCACCTGGCCCTGCACCCGTACGGTGTCGGTGGCCCCGCCCAGCACGGTCTGTGGAAGGACCCGCGCATCGCGAAGAACATCAGTACCGACATCCGCTACTACATCCGGCAGGCGCAGGCGGCCGAACACGGCCTCTTCGACGCCCTATTCACGGCCGACAGCCAGTTCGTCAGCGCCGGCTTCCCGTCGCACTACCTCAACCGGCTGGAACCGTTGACCATGCTGTCGGCCGTCGCCACCCACACCCGGCACCTCGGCCTGGTCGCCACGGCGAGTTCGACGTACAACTCGCCCTTCAACCTCGCGCGCCGGTTCGCCTCCCTGGACCACATCAGCGGGGGCCGCGCCGGCTGGAACGTCGTCACGGGCGTCGACAGCGGGACCTCCCGCAACTTCGGGCTTGACGAGCACCTTGACTACACCACCCGTTACAGCCGCGCCCTGGAGTGCGTCGAGGTCGCCCGCGGCCTGTGGGACTCCTACGAGGACGACGCCTTCCCGGCCGACGTGGAGCACGACATCTTCCTCGACCCGTCCAAGCTGCACCAGCTCAACCACGAGGGCGAGCACTTCAAGGTGGCGGGCCCGCTCAACATCTCGCGCTCCCCGCAGGGTCAGCCGGTCATCTTCCAGGCCGGAGTGTCCGAGGAGGGCCGTGACCTGGCCGCCCGGGTCGCCGAGGGCATCTACGCGCCGGGCGACACCTCACTGGAGCAGGCCCAGGAGTACTACGCGGACGTCAAGAGGCGCGCCGTGTCCTACGGCCGCAATCCCGAGCACATCAAGATCCTCATCCATGGCGATCCCATCGTCGCCGCCACCGACGAAGCCGCCCTGCGCCGCGAGCGGGAAATCTTCGAGGAGGACCACGACTTCGACCGCAGCCTCGCCCTCCTGGGCCGCTCCTTCGGCGCCTACGACTTCAGCACGCACGACCTGGACGCCCCGTTCCCGGACGTCGCCCACCTCGCCGAGAAGGGCGGCCGCACCGGCGCTGTCAAGCTCATCGCCCGCGCCAAGGCCCAGAACCTCACCCTGCGTCAGGTTGTGGAGACCGTCTCGGAGCTCCGCCGTTCGCCGTTCGTCGGCGCGCCGCAGACGGTGGCCGACGCCATCGAGCGGTGGTTCGACGCCAAGGCCTTCGACGGGATCGTCCTCGCTTTCCGCGTCGAGGACGAGCTCAACCTGTTCGTGGACGGCGTCGTCTCGATCCTGCAGAAGCGAGGCCTGTTCCGCACCGAGTACACGGCGGACACCCTGCGCGGCCACCTCGGCCTGCCCGTCCCCGCCAACCGCTGGACCACGGGTACCTGA
- a CDS encoding integrase yields the protein MGRVGAAGDNAAMESFFALLQKNVLDRRTWATRQELRIAS from the coding sequence ATGGGCCGGGTCGGTGCCGCGGGTGACAACGCCGCGATGGAGAGCTTCTTCGCGCTGCTGCAGAAGAACGTCCTCGATCGCCGTACCTGGGCCACCCGCCAGGAGTTGCGGATCGCGTCGTGA
- a CDS encoding transposase: MQQSLFPCRYCGGDVHRAQWQGRATRLDDYGPYLDQRWQEGCANAWKPWEEIREQGYPRSYAGVRAYVSRTLRGKPQPVGPLTPSARTVTRWILTHPDALPEGDRLQLNAVLANLPELTALAEHVRAFGYMVAHLESTTLATGVGR, translated from the coding sequence ATGCAGCAGTCCCTCTTCCCGTGCCGCTACTGCGGAGGAGATGTTCATCGGGCTCAGTGGCAAGGCCGTGCGACCAGGCTCGATGACTACGGGCCCTACCTCGATCAGCGTTGGCAGGAAGGCTGCGCCAACGCCTGGAAACCGTGGGAGGAGATCAGGGAACAGGGCTATCCCCGCAGCTACGCCGGTGTCCGTGCCTACGTCAGCAGGACGCTTCGCGGCAAACCCCAACCGGTTGGCCCCCTCACGCCGTCGGCCCGGACCGTTACGCGCTGGATCCTCACCCACCCCGACGCCCTACCCGAAGGCGACCGGCTCCAGCTCAACGCCGTCCTGGCCAATCTCCCCGAGCTGACGGCGCTTGCCGAGCACGTGCGCGCCTTCGGGTACATGGTCGCTCACCTCGAATCAACGACGCTTGCCACGGGTGTAGGCCGCTGA
- a CDS encoding TetR family transcriptional regulator, whose amino-acid sequence MGVMSRRTTSAPHPESLPARPLRVDAERNRRRIIAAAQELFAHRGLDVTLDDVARHAGVGVGTAYRRFANRDELIDAVFEGALQHLIARAEQALSHEDPWEGFVQLFFATGQDFADDRGLREVLLESAPGKNRAAAARERLTPAVTAVITRAQQAGQLRDDIEPSDFPLIQLMLGAVTQHSRNVTPELWKRYLTLILDGLRHERDRPTPLAHPALDQDEFDQTMM is encoded by the coding sequence ATGGGAGTCATGAGCCGCCGAACCACCTCCGCCCCACACCCCGAGAGCCTCCCGGCGCGCCCCTTGCGGGTGGATGCGGAGCGCAATCGGCGGCGCATCATCGCGGCTGCTCAGGAGCTCTTCGCCCACCGGGGACTGGATGTCACCCTCGACGACGTCGCCCGCCATGCGGGCGTCGGCGTCGGCACGGCCTACCGTCGCTTCGCCAACCGCGACGAACTGATCGATGCCGTCTTCGAAGGCGCCTTGCAGCACTTGATCGCGCGGGCGGAACAGGCCCTCTCCCATGAAGACCCCTGGGAAGGTTTCGTGCAGCTCTTCTTCGCCACCGGTCAGGACTTCGCCGATGACCGCGGGCTGAGAGAGGTCCTCCTGGAAAGCGCACCTGGTAAAAACCGGGCAGCCGCCGCCCGGGAACGCCTCACCCCCGCGGTCACCGCTGTCATCACGCGTGCCCAGCAAGCGGGCCAACTGCGCGACGACATCGAACCGTCCGACTTCCCCCTCATCCAGCTCATGCTCGGGGCAGTCACGCAGCACAGCCGGAACGTCACACCTGAGCTGTGGAAGCGCTACCTCACACTCATTCTGGACGGCCTACGTCACGAACGGGATCGCCCCACCCCTTTGGCCCACCCCGCTCTTGACCAGGACGAATTCGACCAGACCATGATGTGA